The Desulfuromonas sp. sequence GCGACACAGGTTCAGGTTGTCCGCGAGAAAAGGCAGGGCCCGGGTATGATCGAGATGGGCGTGGGTGAGCAGGACGTGGTTGATGTCGCATTGCTCATGCTCATCGAGGACCGCCCCGACCGTGCCCGCATCGAGCAGCAACGAACCATCGAGAAGGAATGCCGGCGGCCGGCTGTATGGAAGCTCTGCCCCGCCGCACCCCAAAACACGCAATTGCATCGGTCCCTCCCGCACATCGATGGCCAGATCGGGCCGGGGCGCCCCCCTCCCCTCGGCCAGTCAGCCTCATGAAAAAGTCCCCCCAACATAACATACTCCCCGGTCTTCAATAAGGATTTTTTCCGCAGGGAAGGGATCAAGCCGACACCGCCCAGTAGGCCCTCCAACGCTCCCGGACCGCCCCGTAGGTATAAGGGCCCGGCAGATGACAGCGGACCTCCCCGTCGAGAAGGGTCTCGATGGAAGGAATCAGAGCCAGGCACTGACAGGGACGCTGTTCGGGGGAGAGGCTGCAGCCCTGCTCCGAGAGGAGGGAGCATCCCCCGGGGCCGGGCTGGGGCGCCGGGACGGGCACCCCGCTGTAATCCCGAAGGGTCAGCCCCAGCTCGGGCAGTTCCCGGCGCAGGCGTTCGAGAACGACCCGCTCGCCCCCGAAGAAGATCGAGGCGAAGCGGTGAGGATCGGCCCAAACGCCGGGGTGGCTTTGACAGCACAGCCCCCGGCACTGACTGCACATCTGCGGATCGAAGGCTTCCATAGAGAACATCGGGAATGACGGGAATCTGGTCACGCTCAATCGGAAGATGCAGGATAACACGGACGCGGCCGCCTGGCCAGGGTATCGCGTCCCGGGGCCGGGCCGGAAGAGTCGAACCGTCTGCGTCCACGGCCTGCCCGGCTCATCCCCCCCTCCCCTTTCCCATCCAGGGCTCCGCCCCCAGTTCCTTCATCAGCCGCGCCACCGCCAGTTCCTTGGCCTTGGCCTCCACGTCCACCGTCGCATCCAGCCCCAGCCACTCCGTCGGGAAATCAGAGGGGTCGAGATAGTCGGCGTGGGGTTTGGGGGCGTTCCCCCCCCAGCCGTTCCTGGGGGAGGAGACGTGAAACCACGGCTCGCGGCCGGCCTCCCGCCAGGTGGCGGCGGCCAGGGCCGTGGCCTCGGCGACGGAAAGCCCGTCTGGATTGCAGCGGTGGTGGTGGACGTCGTAGACAAGCGGGACTCCGAGAGCCTCGCAGGCCGGCAGCAGGTCGCGCACCGTGTAGGTAACGTCGTCGTTTTCCAGGGCCAGGCGGCCGCGCACCCCGGGCGAGAGTTCGGCGAAGTGCTTCCGCCACCTGGCCAGGGCCTGGCCCTTGTCGCCGTAGCCGCCGCCACCGTGGAGGGTGATGGTTTCGGCGCCGACGAGTTCGGCCATCAGTCCCTGGTACTCCAGTTCCGCCAGGGAGCGTTCAACAACCTCGGGGCGCGGGGAGCTGAGGACCACGAACTGGTCCGGGTGGAAGCTCAGACGCAGGTCGTGGAGCGCCCGGAAGGCGGCGGCCTCTCTCAGCTTGGCGGTGATCGCATCCCCACCGGGCAGGTCCTCCAAGCGGTAGCCGACCTCGGGATGGGTATAGCGGGGCAGCAGGGGGGAGAGGACCCGGAAGGCGCCGAAACCGAGGCGTCGCACCGCCTCCAGCGCCGCCAGGAGGCTGGAGGCGTTCTCCATTGCCAGCCGCGACAGCTTCGCCAGCCGGGCGCGTCGGTCGAGGCTCAGCAAAGCCTTGGCGGTGGTCGCCCGAAAGCGGATCGGTTCCTCTCGGAATATGCAGCACAGGCCGAAGCGCAACATCTCCTGCCAACTGTAGCAGAAAAGCGGGGCCGACTTTGCATCTTTCCCCCGAGGGTCTAGGCTTAAAGGGAGGAGAAGCCATGGCCGGCATCGAGATCACCCGCGACATCTCCGCACCCGCCACGGCGGTCTGGGCGCTGCTCACCGACACCCGCCAGTGGCCCCGCTGGGGACCGTCGGTGGCGGAGGTGCGCTGCTCCGAGCGAAACATCCGCGGCGGAAGCCGGGGAGCGGTGCGCACCCCCCTGGGGGTGTGGCTCACCTTCACCGTCACCGCCTTCGAACCCGGACGATCCTGGGCCTGGAAGGTGGCGGGGGTGCCGGCCACAGGCCACCGGGTAGAACCACAGGGCCGGGGCCGCTGCCGCCTAGTCTTCATCGTCCCCCTCTGGGCCGCTCCTTATGCCGCGGTCTGCCGCCTTGCCGCGGGCCGCATCGCCCGCCTGGCCGAAAGGGCGAAAAGATGAGCCTCCACCCGAAGGAGGAAAAGGTCATGGAGGAAGCCGTTCGGGAACTGCTCGAGGGGCAGAGACTGGGAGTGCTGGCCACCAGCCTGGAGGGCCACCCCTACACCACCCTGGTAGCCTTCGCCGCCAGCGACGACCTGCGCCACCTGGTCTTCGCCACCACCAGCGCAACCCGCAAGTTCGCCAACCTCGAGGCCGACCCCCGGGTTTCCCTCCTGGTCGACAGCCGCACCGGGAGCGCCGCCGACTTCCGCGAGGCGGCCGCGGTCACCGCCCTCGGCACGGCCGTCGAGGCCTCCGCCCCCGAACGGGAGGCCCTCCTCCCGCTCTACCTGGCCAGACACCCCTACCTGCGCGAATTCGTCGCCTCACCCAGCTGTACCCTGTTGCGGGTCGCGGTCCGGCGCTACTGCCTGGTCCGCCGCTTCCAGGAGGTGGAGGAACTGTGCCTGGAACCGTGAACTGGGCCCTGTCCCTCGATCAGATCGCACCGCGCCAACGCCCCCTCGTCGGAGGCAAGGCATGGGCCCTCTCCCTCCTCCTCAAGTCAGGCCATTCGGTCCCCCCCGCCCTCTGCCTGACGATCGGACTCTACCGCCGCTACCTGCGGCAGACCGGCCTGGGGGACCGCATCGGCATGGAACTGGGGCGCAAGGAGATGTCCGAAATGCGCTGGGAGGAGTTGTGGGACGCCTCCCTGCGCATCCGCGCCCTGTTCCTCACCACCCCCCTGCCGAAGGAGTTGGGGAAACAGGCCGCTGCGGCCCTGGCCCCCTTCGCCGGGAAGGCGGTGGTGGTGCGCTCCTCGGCCCCGGGGGAGGACGCTCCGGGGGCCTCCTTCGCCGGCCTGCACGACTCCTTCGTCAACCTCCGGGGGACAGAGGAGATCCTCGGGGGGGTGCGCAAGGTGTGGGCCTCCCTGTGGTCGGACCGGGCCCTGCTCTACCGCCAGGAGCTGGGTTTGGCCGTGGAACGCAGCTCCATGGCCGTGCTGGTCCAGGAACTGGCGGAGGGGGAGCGCTCCGGGGTGGCCTTCAGCCGCGCCCCCGATGGCGGGGAGCGCGCCGTGGTCGAGGCGGTCTGGGGCCTCAACCAGGGCCTGGTGGACGGCAGCGTGGAACCCGACCACTGGGAGGTGGAGCACGGCGAAACCATCGTCGCCCGCCGCGCCCCTTCCCGGGAGGCGGCCCTGCGGCCCGGCCCCGGCGGGGTGAGGAGCGAACCCCTGCCCCCGGCGCAGTCATCCATGGCGCCCCTGGCCGATGGGGAGGTGCTGCGGGTCGCCGCCGCGGCGCGGGACCTGGAAGCCCTCTCCGGCCGCCCCCAGGACGTGGAGTGGACCCTCCGCGGCGAGGAGCTGATCCTGCTCCAGGCCCGACCGATCACCACCGCCGCCGGGGACGATTCCCGCCGCTGGTACCTGAGCCTGCACCGCAGCGTGGAAAACCTGCGCCGGCTCCGCCGCAGCATCGAGGAGGAGCTGCTGCCGCGGATGGAAACCGAGGCCGCGGCCCTGGCCGTGATCGACCCGGCCGGGCTTCCCGACCGGGAGCTCGCTGCGGAAATCGGCCGCCGCCGGCAGATCGTGGCGGGGTGGGAGGAGACCTACCGCGACAAGTGCATCCCCATGGCCCACGGCGTCCGCCTCTTCGGAACCTTCTTCAACGACGCCCTGCACCCCGAGGATCCCTTCGACTTCCTGGCCCTGCTGGGGGGGACGGGGATGCGGGCCGTCGATCGCAACCGCGGCCTCGAGCAGATGGCCGCCGCCCTGCGCCACCGCCCCGAATGGGCCGAGCACCTGCGCAGGACTCCGGAGCAGCCCTGGCCGGGCCCCCTGGAAGAGCAGCTGGAGCGGCTGCTGGCTGAATTCTTCGGTCTCCTTCCCGGCGCAACCGAAGCCGTCGCCCTGCGCCTCCGCCTCGCCCCCCTGATCCTGGAGCTTGCCCCGGCCGCCGGAGGAGACAGCGCCGCGGAAAAGACCTCTCCCGAACGACTGCGGAGAGCGTTTCTGGAGAAGTTCGAAGGGGAGCAGCGGACCATGGCCGAGGAGGTGCTCGACCTGGCCAGGGCCAGCTACAGGTTGCGCGACGACGACAACATCAGCCTCGGGAAGATCCACACCCAGCTCGCCGCAGCCGAGGACGAGGCCCGCCGGCGCCTGGCAGCCAAGCCGGTTCCGGCCCTGGAAGGACTGTTTCCGGCCGAAGAGGGGGGGCCGGGCCCGGCGCCGAGAGAGGCCCCGCGGCTGGGCCAGGTACAGGCCCGCCAGCTGCAGGGCCAGCCCGCAGGTCCCGGGGTCGCCACCGGCAGCGCCCGGGTGATCGACGAAGCGGCCGGGATGGGGACCTTCCGCTCGGGAGAAATCCTGATCTGCGACGCCATCGATCCCACCATGACCTTCCTCGCCCCCCTGGCCGCAGGGATCGTCGAGCGGCGCGGCGGCATGCTCATCCACGGTGCCATCATCGCCCGGGAGTACGGCCTTCCCTGCGTCACCGGAGTCCCCGAGGCCACCCTCCGGATCCGCACGGGAGACCGGGTCACGGTCGACGGCTACCTGGGAATCGTAACGATCTCCCGCCTGCCTTGAGGGGTTACAACGTCCAGGGCCCTATGGCTTGCGGACCGATAGAGTCCGGCCAATAGGCTTGCAGGGCCCCCGACATAAACGCCGTGTCCTTTCCCCTGGGGAACCTCCTGTTAAAATTGCAGGACAGACTGAAACGGGGCAATCACGGACGTTGCGAAACGGGCAGGGAGGCAGGGATGCTTGAGCTCTGGTCACGCAAACTCTTCGCAAGGGCGTGGGCCAGCGCCGAGCACTTCTCCAGCAGCCCTTGCGCGATTGGAGTGAATTTCACTCCCCGGCCCGCGCCCCCCTGCCCGTCCGGCATCAAATACAAACGCCCGGCAGCTTACGCTGTCGGGCGTTGTCATTTGAACACTTCCGATACGGGGGAGGGTTTCCCGGCGCGAATCACGGCGCCATCGCCCCGGAGCCAGCGAACCGTTATCGTCGCCCTCCCCTCCGGAGTTGCACCGGGTTCTCCTGCTGCCTAGCGGCCCGGGGGCAGCAGGCCCTGCTGGTCCCAACCCTGAGCCAGGCGGCGCATGGTGCGGTAGGCATTTTGTTTCAGGCCTATTTGCAGATCGTGAAAAATGGTGTTCAGCTTTCTTGCCATGACGGTCTCCTTTTGCTATGCCCTGCGGACAGGCCGCCCCGCGCCACGGGACGGCTCCAAACCTGGCTCAATGGTATGACCACACAAACGGCCTGTCAATACCCGAAAATTCGTAAAATACTGTTTTTAAAAGATTTTCCTGCATAAAGGTTCAAAATCACAACGCCTTCCCCTCGGCGGGTGAACAAAAAAAATCGAAAAAAATTACACCCATGGAAATTTGGAACATCGTCTTGTAACCCGAAACACCTTTGACGCCGAACATGTAAAGAAAGCGCGGTTTTTCCACCGGTTACAGGAGCTTCCCGTTGACAACCCTCTTTAATTAATATAAAAAAAAGGAGACGCTCGCCATTTTTAAAGGGGCCGTGGGGAGAAGGCATGGAAATGAATGCCTGGACAGAAACCGCCGGAGCCTGCTGAGAGCTGAATAGGTTGCTTTTTGTCAACCGCCAAACCGGAAAGCCGGCAGCAAGGAGGGGACCCGCATGAATGCGTACGCACGAGACCCGCTGGAGGATCTGCAACACCTGGAGGACGGGCAGAAGATGGCCATCGAGTTTGCCGCACGGGCGGGAGGAACCATGCGGGTCGCCTGCAGGGCGCGGCCGACCGGTCTCCCCTGTTTTGAGGCCGAGGCATTCCCCGGCCCCCTCCCCCTCGAATCCATCGCCCTGGACAAACCCTGCCTGGTCACCCTGGCCGGACAGGGCAGCGACCCGCCGGTGAGCGCCCGCATCGAAGAGGTCCTTGACGGGGGGCGCCTCCGACTGGCCGTGCTCTACGGGGGGGACTTCCCCAGCCGACGGATCTTCTTTCGGGTGGAGACCCGGCTCTTCCTGAGCTTCCGGCTCATCACCCCGGAGGGGGAGAGCGAACCGATCGAGGTCCTTGGGGGATGGGGAGACATCAGCGGCGGCGGCGTCTATTTCCCATCCGAACGGGAGCTGGCCATGGACCAGAGGCTGCGGTTGCACATCCGCCTGCCACAAGCCACGGTCGAATGCATCGGGACCGTGGTGCGCACCGGTCGGCAACACCCTCTTTTCTCCGCCGCGGTGCGCATTGACGAGATCACCGCCTCCAACCTGGCACGGATCAATGCCTTCTGCCACGCCGAACGCCGCCGGGAATTCTCCGCGGCCGGTTAGGGCGCTCCCCGGCCGGTCGGCTCAAAGGGACCGCCTTGCGAGGCCCGCGGCATCTTGAGGCCTCCCCTCACTTCTTGGCCTGATTCCTGCTTTCTCATTGAGACATCTCCGGAGCACAGTGCCGTGCTCCCTGCCCGCAACGAAGCCCCCGGGGAATATTCTCCGCGGGCTTTTCTGTTCCCAGCTCTGCGACAAGGGAGAGAATTCGATGAAAGCGAAGACATTCGAGGCCAGTTGGCTGCCCGCCGAGCAGGCGGCCAAGGTGCTGCACACAACCCATCTCAAGGTGCTCATGCTGATCAAACGGGGGCTGCTCTGCGGTCGCGACATCGACGGCACCTGGCAGGTCAGCATGGCGAGCCTGGAGGCCTTCTGCCGCCAGGAGCCGAACGACAGAGCGGTGATCAAGGGCACCTGCGGCGGCTGCTCCGCTTGCGGCTAAGGCCTGCTTAAAAGAAAGGCACAAAGGGGAGTCATGGGCATAATAATCAAACCCTCGGACCTGCAGTTCAGATACCCCCGGAAAAAAGAAACCCGCGAACGGCCCAAATTAAAAGGCAAGCCCGACCCGAACCCCTTCGACCGGGACGACCTCTACGAAGTCATCCCCATGTTCGAAGCGGTGATGAACGCTCTCGAGACCATCGACGGCCAGGTGCTGCACCGCATGGAGGAGGTCCTCAACGAGGATGTCCCCCTGTTCGTCACCTCCCGGGAAGAGGTCTTCGACTGTCTGCTCGGCACTATGGAGGGAATCCTCGGCGCCTGCCGGCGGCAGGCCGGATGAGCAGCGGCGGGACGATAGAGATCCGCGGCGAACTGTGGGATCACCTCGGCAGGGCGATCCTCGCGATCACCACCTGCGGCCGGGTGAGCAAGCGGGGCGAGGCGGTCATGCTGCGCGGCTGCGCCCGCCAGGCCAGGGACCGATTCCCCGGGTTGGCGCAGCGGTTCGGAGCGCTGATCCTCTCCGGCGGCAACCACGTCTACGACATGGGAGACGGCATGGTCAGCTTCCCTGTGGAGGACGACCCCTTCGGCATCGCCGAGCCGCGCCTCATCGAACAGTCCTGCCGGGAGCTGGTGAGCCTGGCGAACCAGAAGGGATGGAAGCGGATCGTCGTGCCGCGCCCCGGCTGCGGCGGGGGCGGACTGGAATGGGCGCAGGTGCGGCCGATCCTGGAGAGGCATTTCGACGAACGGTTCCTGGTCATTTCGGCGAGGTGAGCGAAGCTGCTGCAAAGACCTCGGAGCCTCCTCCGTGTCTCCGCGCTCCAGAGGCAAACGCCGGTGCCCATTCTCCCCGATGGACCAAAACAGACAGGCCTGGTCCGGGCCGACGAAAGGAAGAAGCGATGCAAACGGCGAAACGCGGCGACCGGGTAACCGTGCAGTACATCGGCACCCTCGACAACGGCCGGATATTCGACAGCACCACCGACGAGACCCCCCTGGTCTTCACCATTGGCGCCGAGGAGGTCTTCCCGGCCCTTGAACGGGAAGTGGTCGGCATGAAGGCAGGCGAGACGAGGAATATCCTCCTCCCCGCCGACAAGGCCTACGGGCCCCGCCGGGAGGAGAACGTCCTGACCCTGAGGCGCGAGGCGTTCCCGGCGGACAGGGAGATCAAGGTCGGCCAGAAGCTGAGCCTCGAGTTCAAGGACGGCAAGGAGAGGGTGATGCTGGTGACGCGGGTCGGTGAGGGAGAGGTGACCCTCGACGGCAACCACCCCCTGGCGGGAATGGACCTGACCTTCGCACTGCGCCTGGACGGGATCGATTGAGCGGAGCGGTCGAAAGGATGACGATTTGAACCAAGAGAATAAAAAGACGGACCGCTACGTCTCCTTCGCGGGGATCGATTGCACGGGAAACTCCAGAAAACTGATGGCGATGCTGCTGGGGCACATCGGCGATGCGCCCAATTCCGACCCCTTCTGGGAAAAGTTCAGGACCAAGCTCGAGAGGGCCGGAACGCCCGGGAACCCGGACGAACTGTTCCTGATCCACGCCTACATCAACAACATCCGGGAGTTTTTCGAAGCATGCGACGACCGGGACGCGCTGGCCCTTCTCGACCAGATCGAGAAGGAGTGCTGCTAGGCTTCAGGTGGAGAGCCCGAGTGCCTAGATCTCATGCAGATCGATCATCTCCTCCCCCATGACATACCCGGTCTTCGCCATTCGCGAAGCGTTGGCGAGCTTGGCGACGATTTCGCGGATCTTTCCCAGCTCCTCCCGGATCTCCGCCAGGTGCCCCCTGACCGCTCCTCCATGGCCGGAAAGTCCCCTTTCCGCCAGGTGCAGGCGGCCGAAGATGGCGGTCAGCGGGTTGTTGAGTTCGTGGCTGATGGCCACCGCCATCTCCTGGAGCAGCTTCAAGCGTTCGAGATCCAGCGCAAGCCGCTTCTCCCGCCGGGAGGCGAGGTGCAGATTCACCCGCGCCAACAGCTCGCCTGGATAAAAGGGCTTGACGATATAGTCGTCCGCCCCCGCCTCGAACCCCTTGACCTTCTCCCCTTCCGCGTCGAGGGACGTGATAAAGACGACCGGCACCTCGCGGGTCGTTTCGTCCTGTTTCAGCAAGCGGCAGACCTCGTAGCCGTCCATTTTCGGCAGGTAGATATCGAGCAGGATCAGGTCGGGCGGCTCCCGGCGGGCGGCGTCAATGCCCGACGGCCCGTCGTCCCTGAGGTCAAGCCGGTAGCGCTCCTGAAGGATCTCTTCAAGCTGGGCCTGAACGACCTTGCTGTCCTCGATGGCGAGTATTCTTTCCAACGGCGTCTCCCCCGAATAAATATCTGGTTATGCACTTCGCTCACATTGAGCTCCGACAGGCTGCAGGAACTTGCCATCGGGCAGAGCGACAGGGACGATTGTAATCAAAATCGGCTTCTCGCCCGTTCGCATTCGCTCACTCGAGCCGCAAAGCCGCAAAGAAAAACCCTGAAATTCGTCTTGTTCCCCTTTTGCGACAGCCAATGGCCCTTGTTCTGCGACCAATCATCATTATCGTTATTTGTTGCTGGCGCACAACCAAACAAGATTCAATAACCAACGGCACGGGATTCTAACTCCGAACCCGGTTGCGGCCACCGCTTTTTGCCCGGTACAGGGCCCGGTCGGCGTCCTTGATCACCTGGGAAGCGGGCACCTTTTCCCCCTGGCTCTCGGCAACCCCGATACTCACCGTGACGGAAAGCCTTTTCCGCCCCGCCTTGCTCGGCTTGACCGGGGGCTTGTCTTTCGGACGGCTGCGATGGCGAACAACGAACCCCGATCCGGCGACCGCCTCCCGGAGCCCCTCCAGGCGGGGCAGGACCTCCTCGGCCGACCTGCCGGCAAAGAGGAGTGTGAATTCCTCCCCGCCATAGCGAAAGGCCCTGCCGCCCCCGCCGACGGCCGCCAGCCTGACGGCGACCATCTTCAGCACCTGGTCGCCCACATCGTGGCCGTAACGGTCGTTGACCTTCTTGAAATGGTCGATATCGACCATCGCCAGGGTATAGCGTCTCCCGAGCCGGAGCAGGGCCTCGCTAAGGGCCCTCCGCCCCGGGAGCCCGGTGAGTTCGTCGCGAAAAGCCATGCGGTGGGATGTTTCGACGACCCCCACAACCAGGATCAGGCCGGCCGTGGCAAACCACCAGCTGAGGGTGTACCCGGTCACCCCCCCGGCAAGGGGGAGCCACGCCGCCGGCAGCGCCCAGAGAAATCCCCCCTCGAAGGCCGCCGGGCGGCGCAGAAAACGCACGAGCAGATAGGCCATCCCGAGCGCGAAAGCGAGCAGGGATAATTGGGGCAGGGGAATCCCCTCGAGAAGGGGAAGATCGACGAGAGGACGACGTATCCACTCCGGAACCTCGGCGTAATCCGAACGGTACAGCCCGGCAAGGAGAACGGGCTGGGCCGCGAGCGCCCCGAGGCGCAACAGCCCCGAGGGGGTGAATATCCCCCGCTCGACCAGGGCCGAAAGGACGGCCAGGTTGAGAGGCAGCAGCAGAGCAACGGCGTCCCGGACGATCCGCCCGCTCTCGCCTGAGAGCCCGAGAGCGAGCGCCCGGTCTGCCAGGGCCAGGAACAGCAGAACGAAGACCAGGCGGCTGCGGTTGAAACGCCACCCGAGAAGAAGGCCGATGCCGAGGACCAGGAAGGGATAAAAGGGCAGAAAGGCCTGCACCCGGCCCGGCAGCTGCATTCCGTGAAAAAGCACCACCGCCGCGGCGGCCAACACCCCGCCGGGGACGAAGAGTTGCCAAGCGATTTTCCAGACCGAACCCCGCATGCCGCCTAAGGTAAGCCAAGAGGCAGGGACCGGCAAGAAAATTCACACCCATCCCCGCAACCGCTTCGTTCTAAAGAGTGGTACGGAAGGTGACCTTTTTCCACAGGAGGAGAGAGGAAAGGCACCATGCAAACCTTCGACGATGAAAAACCCCGTAAGGACATCGAGACCGAAAAAAACACACCGTCCTGAACACAAAAACCAACGAAACCGGCAAAGTGCTGATGTGCAACCACGGCTACTTCAATCTAAAGGTCGGTAAGGGTTCGGGAGTCTGGTCGATCGAGAGCTGCGAGGAGATCACCCCCAAAGGGGCCAAGAAACGTTCGCTGAAATAAAGGTGAGGGTGGAGTGTGATCCCCACGTTCCCCATCGAGGATTTCCGTTTCCCGGCAGGAACAAAGGATGGTGAAACGGGAGCGGCCGGCCGGGGTCTTCACCTCGACCGGCCAGAAACAAAGAGGGCGGTCATGCCGTCGCCTTTTTTACTTGTTCCCGGCCCCTGAACCGGCCCAACCCGCCCCCTGAGTCGCACCCGGAACCGCTCGGTCCACGGCAGGCCCTCCCCCTCTTGCATTGGCGTCCGCGTATGGTAGGAGTTAAGGAGCAAGCCGAACGTCACCATTAACCAAAGAGGGAGGACACCATGTCTGTTGCCAAGGTCATCGAAATCCATTCCGAAGGAAAATCCATCGAGGCGGCCGCCGAGGCGGCCCTGATCGAAACGGCCCGGTCCGTCGACGGCATCATGAACCTCTACCTTCAGGACATCCAGGCCATCGTGGAGGACAACAGGATCATCAAGTACCGGCTCAATGCCAAGGTGACCTTCCTCGTCCAGTCCTGACGGGCGGCGCCACGACCGAGAGCACGAAAGGGAGACCTCCCAAGCCCCTCCCTTGCCCTTTCAGAAACAGCTGGGAATTCAGGAGGCCCTCGCCAAGAAAGGGCCTCCGCCCCTCCGTGAATACAGAAAGGCGGACCGTGCGGGTCCGCCTTTCTTTTTCAGCAGGTCTTCCTATCGAGGGGAAGTCTCCGGTCAGCCGGACTCCGAGAGGTTTGCCCTGACGGATCCGGCCTTCCTCCTGAGATGCTCGCCGAAGCGCCTGTCCTCCGCCTTGATGTGCTCGGTCAACCAGAAAAGCAGAACCTTGTTGGTATGCACCAGCACATGTACCGTTGGGCCGGCAGCATCCAGTTCGTCTCTCAGGTCCGCCAGGCGCCGACGGAAGTGGACGTGCTGTTGCCGGTGGGCCTCCAGGTCGGCGTAGCCCTGGTCCTCCATGAGAGCCTCCTCGGCTTGAAAATGCTCGGCCACGTACCGATCGAGGAAAGCGAAGAGCTCGCGCAGATGCTCAAGGCCATGGCGCTTGCTGCAGGCCTCCATAAAAGCATCGAACCTCTGAAACATCTCCCGGTGCTGGCTGTCGATCTGGGGCTGTCCGACGGCCAGATCCTCGGTCCACTGCAGGGACATGGCGGCTCCTCCTTTACTTGAGAATTCGATCTTCATTATAAGCACGTTCCGAGCCCGGGGGCAAATCGGCCGATGTCGGGTATACTTATTAAAACCCCTCTGCCCCCTCCGCCACCGGGATCACGCCATGACACCTCTGCCCTTCAACGACCAGAAAAGCGTCAAGGCCCGCGCCCTCTTCGTGGGCGAGCGCCTCGACCTGCGCGCCTTCGAAAAAACCCACCGGCTGGCCTCAGGCCCCCTGACGGTGACCGCCGGAGAAGCGGGCTGCGCGGTGTTGTTCCGCTACGGCTGCGTGGTGCTGTTCT is a genomic window containing:
- a CDS encoding bacteriohemerythrin gives rise to the protein MSLQWTEDLAVGQPQIDSQHREMFQRFDAFMEACSKRHGLEHLRELFAFLDRYVAEHFQAEEALMEDQGYADLEAHRQQHVHFRRRLADLRDELDAAGPTVHVLVHTNKVLLFWLTEHIKAEDRRFGEHLRRKAGSVRANLSESG